The proteins below are encoded in one region of Nitrosomonas ureae:
- the mntA gene encoding type VII toxin-antitoxin system MntA family adenylyltransferase antitoxin, with protein MNKEIIVKRVQNRWPDLLALYAFGSRIQGLSSAESDLDLAVLVPGYADPLLMFDLAGELADDAGCAVDLLDLRAASTVMQYQIITTGERWWQKDSQAALYEVAILSEKTALDEARNALIDDIQHRGSVYGR; from the coding sequence GTGAACAAAGAAATCATCGTGAAGCGAGTGCAAAACCGCTGGCCCGATCTGCTGGCGTTGTATGCCTTTGGCAGCCGCATTCAGGGTCTTTCCAGTGCTGAAAGCGATCTGGATCTGGCGGTTTTGGTGCCCGGTTATGCCGATCCACTGCTGATGTTCGATCTGGCGGGAGAATTAGCCGATGACGCGGGCTGTGCGGTGGACTTACTCGATCTGCGGGCGGCATCGACGGTCATGCAATACCAAATTATCACTACGGGCGAGCGCTGGTGGCAAAAAGACAGTCAGGCGGCGCTTTATGAAGTGGCCATTCTGAGCGAAAAGACCGCGCTGGATGAGGCCCGCAATGCACTGATCGATGACATTCAGCACCGGGGGAGCGTGTATGGCCGATGA
- the hepT gene encoding type VII toxin-antitoxin system HepT family RNase toxin, with protein sequence MADDVLLNKAATIERCVLRAREEYAVDLATFSESPTRQDAAILNIQRACEAALDMGQHLIRRERLGIPQSARDVFTLLAQARWIDAILAEKLKRMVGFRNIAMHDYQALQLSITVAVIEKHLDEFLQYSKAVLLKDAAHSRQQ encoded by the coding sequence ATGGCCGATGACGTCTTGCTCAACAAGGCCGCCACCATTGAGCGATGTGTGCTGCGTGCGCGTGAGGAATATGCGGTTGACCTCGCTACCTTTTCCGAGAGTCCCACACGGCAGGATGCCGCTATTCTGAACATTCAACGCGCCTGCGAAGCGGCGCTGGATATGGGGCAGCACTTGATCCGGCGTGAACGGCTGGGTATTCCGCAAAGTGCGCGCGATGTGTTTACGCTGCTGGCGCAGGCACGCTGGATCGATGCGATCTTGGCAGAAAAACTCAAGCGCATGGTAGGGTTTCGCAACATTGCGATGCATGATTATCAGGCGCTGCAATTATCGATTACTGTAGCGGTGATAGAAAAACATCTGGATGAATTCCTGCAATACAGCAAAGCAGTGTTGCTCAAGGATGCGGCGCACTCCCGGCAGCAGTAG
- a CDS encoding restriction endonuclease, with protein sequence MLGRDAAGNIKPKNEWLHTVNWDLVVFDEYHFGAWRETAKELFEGEEDAVAKKEARLEYAVGLEGMNEDLTVLSEKEAEFLPITTQAYLYLSGTPFKALATGEFIEEQIFNWTYTDEQRAKEAFAATNPGQRNPYGALPQMRLLTYQMPDELLAIASGGEFDEFDLNTFFEARGVGRTAQFKHKNDVQKWLDIIRGGYAQKSVEHLKTGTRPPFPYSDVRLLPYLQHSFWFLPNVAACHAMANLLAEKQNVFWHDYTLVVAAGASAGIGLEALPPVRKAIGSGFDTKTITLSCGKLTTGVTVTQWSSILMLRNLQSPETYFQAAFRVQSPWSIKNPNGDNPNEEEILKPVCFVFDFAPTRALRQLSEYGIGLSPNEPNPENAVKELVSFLPVLAYDGANMTQIDAGGILDIAMAGTSATLLARKWESALLVNVDNDTLRRIMDNPEAMAAVERIEGWRALGDNIIETIINKSDKVKDLKNKAKDKDLSAKEKKELTDEEKEYKSKRKLVQEKLIKFATRIPAFMYLTDFRENTLQDVITKLEPDLFLAVTGLTVKDFHLLVRLKVFNTEQMNQAVFAFRRYEDASLRYTGIESHQGLSHYGLYDTVVAKD encoded by the coding sequence TTGCTCGGCCGCGACGCCGCAGGCAACATCAAACCGAAGAATGAGTGGCTCCATACGGTGAATTGGGACCTCGTGGTGTTCGACGAATACCACTTCGGGGCGTGGCGTGAGACCGCGAAGGAACTGTTCGAGGGCGAGGAGGATGCCGTCGCAAAAAAGGAGGCCAGGCTGGAATATGCCGTCGGTCTGGAGGGCATGAACGAAGACCTCACCGTGCTCTCGGAGAAGGAAGCCGAGTTCCTGCCCATCACCACCCAGGCTTACTTGTACCTTTCCGGCACGCCGTTCAAGGCGCTGGCGACGGGTGAGTTCATCGAAGAGCAGATATTCAACTGGACTTACACCGACGAGCAGCGTGCCAAGGAAGCGTTCGCCGCCACGAATCCAGGTCAGCGCAACCCCTACGGCGCGCTGCCGCAGATGCGGCTGCTGACTTATCAGATGCCGGATGAACTGCTAGCCATTGCGAGCGGCGGCGAGTTTGACGAGTTCGATCTCAATACGTTCTTCGAGGCAAGGGGCGTGGGCAGAACGGCACAGTTCAAGCACAAGAACGATGTGCAAAAGTGGCTGGACATCATTCGTGGGGGTTACGCACAAAAATCGGTCGAGCACCTGAAGACCGGTACGCGGCCACCTTTTCCATATTCCGACGTGCGCCTGCTGCCTTATTTGCAGCATTCATTCTGGTTCCTGCCCAATGTTGCGGCGTGCCATGCGATGGCAAACCTGCTGGCCGAGAAGCAAAATGTGTTCTGGCATGACTACACGTTGGTCGTCGCCGCAGGCGCCTCGGCGGGAATCGGATTGGAAGCGTTGCCGCCGGTGCGGAAAGCCATCGGCAGCGGATTCGACACCAAGACCATCACGCTTTCGTGCGGCAAGCTCACCACAGGTGTCACCGTGACGCAGTGGTCATCCATCCTGATGCTACGCAACCTTCAGTCGCCCGAGACCTACTTCCAGGCTGCGTTCCGTGTGCAATCGCCATGGTCCATCAAAAACCCCAACGGCGACAACCCGAACGAGGAAGAGATTCTCAAACCCGTCTGCTTCGTGTTCGACTTCGCGCCCACGCGCGCCCTGCGGCAACTCTCGGAGTACGGGATCGGGCTGTCGCCCAACGAGCCAAATCCGGAAAATGCGGTCAAGGAACTTGTGTCATTCCTGCCCGTGCTCGCTTACGATGGTGCGAACATGACGCAGATCGACGCGGGCGGCATCCTCGACATCGCGATGGCGGGCACCTCGGCGACGCTGTTGGCGCGCAAATGGGAGAGCGCGCTACTGGTGAACGTGGATAACGATACGCTCCGGCGCATCATGGACAATCCCGAGGCAATGGCCGCTGTGGAGCGCATCGAGGGCTGGCGCGCGCTGGGCGACAATATCATCGAGACCATCATCAACAAGAGCGATAAGGTCAAGGACCTCAAGAACAAGGCGAAGGACAAGGATTTGTCGGCCAAGGAGAAGAAGGAACTCACCGACGAAGAGAAGGAATACAAATCCAAGCGCAAGCTGGTTCAGGAGAAACTGATCAAGTTCGCAACCCGCATCCCGGCGTTTATGTATCTCACCGATTTCCGCGAAAACACGTTGCAGGATGTCATCACCAAACTCGAGCCGGACTTATTTTTGGCCGTGACTGGCTTGACCGTGAAGGACTTCCATCTACTCGTCCGCCTCAAGGTATTCAATACCGAGCAGATGAACCAAGCCGTCTTCGCCTTCCGTCGTTACGAAGACGCGTCGCTACGCTATACGGGTATTGAGAGTCACCAAGGCTTGTCTCACTATGGGCTTTACGACACTGTTGTGGCAAAGGATTGA
- a CDS encoding GIY-YIG nuclease family protein: protein MARTIEEILAPKPEARPRIYAYSIADAAHKGLLKVGQTTRDVKQRIAEQLKTAAIKNYRIELDAPAERDDGTLFSDHEVRAALVRKGFEKAELEWMRCSVKDVKTVLTGLRTGQRFMGTHHETFPMRREQAEAVDKTFDYYQSIWSENKNAVPRFLWNAKMRFGKTFTAYQLARKLGAKRVLVVTFKPAVEDAWQTDLESHVDFDGWQYLSRSSGSDPTQIDRKKTRRLFRFISGFARPRRRRQHQTEE, encoded by the coding sequence ATGGCCAGGACGATCGAGGAAATCCTTGCACCCAAACCGGAAGCCCGGCCGCGCATCTATGCCTACTCGATTGCCGATGCCGCGCATAAGGGGCTTCTCAAGGTCGGGCAGACCACGCGCGACGTGAAGCAGCGCATCGCCGAGCAGCTCAAGACCGCGGCTATCAAGAATTATAGGATCGAACTCGATGCACCTGCCGAGCGCGATGACGGCACCCTCTTTAGCGATCACGAAGTGCGTGCGGCGCTGGTCAGAAAGGGCTTCGAAAAAGCCGAGCTAGAGTGGATGCGCTGCTCGGTCAAGGATGTAAAGACCGTACTCACCGGGCTGCGCACTGGCCAGCGCTTCATGGGAACGCATCACGAAACCTTTCCGATGCGCCGGGAGCAGGCCGAGGCGGTGGACAAGACCTTTGACTACTACCAGTCAATCTGGAGTGAAAACAAGAACGCCGTTCCGCGCTTTCTGTGGAACGCGAAGATGCGCTTCGGCAAAACCTTCACCGCCTACCAGTTGGCCAGGAAGCTCGGGGCGAAGCGCGTGCTGGTGGTCACCTTCAAGCCTGCCGTCGAAGATGCGTGGCAGACTGATCTTGAGTCTCATGTGGACTTCGACGGCTGGCAATATCTCTCACGCTCGTCCGGCAGCGACCCGACGCAGATCGACCGCAAAAAAACCCGTCGTCTATTTCGGTTCATTTCAGGATTTGCTCGGCCGCGACGCCGCAGGCAACATCAAACCGAAGAATGA
- a CDS encoding Eco57I restriction-modification methylase domain-containing protein, translated as MNGQASFTLRGRNPDVLTCISNLSNDEVFTPPELANRMLDTVAEAWAASHNGANLWADKTIRFLDPCTKSGVFLREITSRLTKGLADEMPNLNERVNHILTRQVFGIGITNLTSLLARRSVYCSKHANGQHSIAKSFTSDAGNIWFERLKHTWASGKCTFCGASQTALDRGAVLETHAYAFIHTDNIKTRMAELFGGNMQFDVIVGNPPYQLDDDGFGTSAAPIYNKFVEQAKKLEPRLLSMVIPARWFSGGKGLDDFRASMLKDERLRIIEDFPDSNDVFPGTQIKGGICYFLWDRDNRGNVRVTTHDKGEKNTPVERPLLEAGTDVFIRYNEALPILKKVIKVEVGSDKSLALPEDKQFKTLVSSRKPFGFDTTFKGRAASKNAVLIYQNGGTSYVARSEITKNADVIDKWKVFIPPLGSGSDAFPHPILGKPFVGEPGSVSSETYLFIGPFKNEADAKNALTYISSQLFRLLVLLHKPSQHATQIVYTFVPIQDFSQSWTDEKLRKKYGITHEEWAFVEKMIRPMDLSSKGDD; from the coding sequence ATGAACGGTCAGGCTTCCTTCACCCTGCGAGGTCGCAATCCTGATGTACTGACCTGCATTTCGAATCTTTCCAACGACGAGGTGTTCACACCACCGGAACTTGCCAACAGGATGCTGGATACTGTTGCCGAGGCATGGGCGGCCAGTCACAACGGGGCAAACCTCTGGGCGGACAAGACGATTCGATTCCTCGACCCGTGCACCAAGTCGGGCGTGTTCCTGCGGGAAATCACCAGCCGACTGACCAAAGGCCTCGCAGACGAAATGCCGAACCTCAACGAGCGCGTCAATCACATCCTGACCAGGCAGGTGTTCGGCATTGGTATCACGAATCTCACCAGTCTGCTGGCGCGGCGTAGCGTGTATTGCTCGAAGCACGCCAATGGGCAGCATTCCATTGCCAAATCCTTCACGAGTGACGCGGGGAACATCTGGTTTGAGCGGCTGAAGCACACTTGGGCCAGTGGCAAATGCACATTTTGCGGCGCCAGCCAAACGGCACTGGATCGTGGCGCTGTCTTGGAAACCCACGCTTATGCATTTATTCACACGGATAACATCAAGACTCGGATGGCCGAGTTGTTTGGAGGCAATATGCAATTCGATGTCATCGTTGGTAACCCGCCGTATCAGTTGGACGATGACGGCTTCGGTACAAGCGCCGCTCCGATTTACAATAAGTTCGTCGAGCAAGCTAAAAAGCTTGAACCTCGCTTGTTGAGCATGGTTATTCCCGCCCGCTGGTTCTCGGGCGGCAAGGGCCTCGACGATTTCCGTGCTTCCATGTTGAAAGACGAGCGCTTGCGTATCATCGAAGACTTTCCAGACAGCAACGACGTGTTTCCAGGTACCCAAATCAAAGGTGGTATCTGCTATTTTCTCTGGGATAGAGATAATCGTGGAAATGTACGCGTTACTACTCATGACAAGGGCGAAAAAAACACGCCAGTTGAGCGACCGCTGCTTGAAGCGGGAACGGACGTATTCATCCGCTACAACGAGGCACTGCCTATCCTCAAGAAGGTAATAAAGGTAGAGGTTGGCAGCGACAAGTCTTTGGCTCTCCCCGAAGACAAGCAGTTCAAGACTTTGGTGAGTTCGCGAAAACCGTTTGGTTTCGACACCACATTCAAGGGAAGAGCGGCAAGCAAGAACGCAGTACTTATCTACCAGAATGGAGGAACGAGCTACGTTGCTCGTTCCGAAATCACGAAGAACGCAGACGTAATAGATAAATGGAAGGTCTTTATTCCGCCATTGGGTAGCGGAAGTGATGCTTTTCCCCATCCTATTCTCGGCAAGCCATTTGTGGGCGAACCCGGAAGCGTTTCTTCTGAGACTTATCTATTCATCGGCCCCTTCAAAAATGAGGCGGATGCGAAGAACGCCCTTACATATATCTCAAGTCAACTATTCAGACTACTCGTCTTGCTCCACAAGCCATCGCAGCATGCGACGCAAATTGTCTACACATTCGTACCCATTCAGGATTTCTCGCAGTCATGGACAGACGAGAAGCTCCGCAAGAAGTACGGTATTACGCACGAAGAGTGGGCTTTCGTTGAGAAGATGATTCGCCCAATGGATCTCAGCAGCAAGGGCGACGACTGA
- a CDS encoding N-6 DNA methylase — protein sequence MNLIKSRKRVADHGEVFTPAWLVDAMLDLVKDESERIDSRFLEPACGSGNFIVKVLQRKLAAVECKFGKSDFEKQHYAMLALMCIYGIELLADNITECRENMLEIFADYLNVQGSDDIYRAASYVLSQNLVHGDALTMCTSHKEPITFAEWGYLGKGKFQRRDFRFDVLTGMSNHVEQGSLFAKHEIFTPIMAYPPMTVRELARMTNGNTAKEIA from the coding sequence ATGAACCTTATTAAATCTCGAAAGCGCGTCGCTGACCACGGAGAGGTATTCACTCCCGCGTGGCTGGTAGATGCCATGCTCGACCTCGTGAAGGACGAATCGGAGCGCATTGATTCCCGCTTTCTGGAACCGGCCTGCGGAAGCGGTAATTTTATTGTCAAGGTCTTGCAGCGCAAGCTCGCGGCCGTCGAGTGTAAGTTCGGGAAATCTGACTTCGAAAAGCAGCACTATGCGATGCTGGCACTGATGTGCATCTATGGGATCGAGCTTCTGGCAGACAACATCACCGAATGCCGGGAAAATATGCTGGAAATCTTTGCCGACTACCTGAACGTGCAGGGGTCAGATGACATTTATCGTGCCGCTTCCTACGTGTTATCGCAGAATCTTGTCCATGGTGACGCCTTGACGATGTGCACTAGCCACAAAGAGCCGATTACCTTTGCCGAATGGGGTTATCTGGGCAAGGGCAAGTTTCAACGTCGCGATTTTCGCTTCGACGTCCTCACCGGCATGTCGAACCACGTTGAACAGGGATCACTGTTTGCCAAGCATGAGATATTCACACCAATTATGGCTTACCCGCCGATGACCGTTCGTGAGCTTGCTCGCATGACGAACGGTAATACTGCAAAGGAGATCGCATGA
- the fic gene encoding protein adenylyltransferase Fic has protein sequence MTTWRPDQPYNDLPLLPPAAELETRTVLKQCIAARAALAELKQAAELIPNQGVLINALPLLEAQASSEIENIVTTTDRLFQFQSANEYADPATREALRYSSALLEGFRALKQYPLNTRTAEQVCTRIKGMDMQVRRIPGTALANQATGEVIYTPPAGEDLLRTKLANWERYLHEEREIDPLIRMAAGHYQFEAIHPFTDGNGRTGRVLNSLFLIQEDLLTLPILYLSRYIIKNKTEYYRLLLDVTRNQAWEPWISFILQGIEDTAHWTTAKIAAIRALSGLTIDYVKQKVPKIYSRELVDLIFDLPYCRIQNLVEKNIAGRQAASRYLKQLVDIGVLEERTVGREKLFIHPKLMQLLTRDDNTVAVYGYLA, from the coding sequence ATGACTACCTGGCGTCCGGATCAACCTTACAACGACCTACCGCTGTTGCCTCCCGCAGCCGAGCTGGAAACACGCACGGTGCTGAAGCAATGCATCGCCGCCCGGGCGGCACTGGCAGAACTGAAACAAGCCGCTGAGCTCATTCCCAATCAAGGCGTTTTGATCAATGCCCTGCCGCTGCTTGAAGCCCAAGCCAGCTCGGAAATCGAAAATATCGTTACAACAACCGACCGGCTGTTTCAGTTTCAAAGCGCAAATGAGTATGCCGACCCAGCGACGCGCGAAGCCCTGCGCTATAGCAGTGCACTGCTGGAAGGGTTTCGGGCACTAAAGCAATACCCGCTGAACACGCGCACGGCGGAACAAGTATGCACCCGCATCAAGGGCATGGACATGCAAGTGCGGCGGATTCCGGGAACAGCACTGGCCAACCAGGCAACGGGAGAGGTGATCTACACCCCGCCAGCCGGAGAAGACCTACTGCGCACCAAATTGGCTAACTGGGAACGTTACCTTCATGAGGAGCGCGAAATCGATCCGCTGATCCGCATGGCAGCCGGGCATTATCAATTTGAAGCGATTCACCCGTTCACCGATGGCAATGGCCGCACCGGACGCGTGCTGAATAGTCTATTTCTGATCCAGGAAGATTTATTGACGCTGCCGATTCTTTATCTCAGCCGCTACATCATCAAGAACAAAACCGAATATTACCGCCTGCTGCTCGATGTCACGCGCAATCAAGCATGGGAACCGTGGATTAGCTTCATACTGCAAGGCATTGAAGACACGGCGCATTGGACCACCGCCAAGATTGCCGCGATCCGCGCCCTCTCCGGATTGACAATTGATTATGTGAAGCAAAAAGTACCGAAAATCTACAGCCGCGAGCTGGTCGATCTGATCTTCGATCTGCCATACTGTCGGATTCAGAACCTGGTTGAAAAAAATATCGCGGGGCGCCAAGCGGCTTCGCGCTATCTTAAACAACTGGTAGACATCGGTGTGCTTGAGGAAAGAACCGTCGGGCGTGAAAAGCTCTTTATTCATCCCAAGCTGATGCAATTACTGACGCGGGATGACAACACCGTCGCCGTTTATGGATATTTGGCATGA